A region from the Toxotes jaculatrix isolate fToxJac2 chromosome 2, fToxJac2.pri, whole genome shotgun sequence genome encodes:
- the si:ch73-206d17.1 gene encoding tyrosine-protein kinase STYK1 isoform X2 yields the protein MCEKCQLLLMDVDTRCINDTSLSKCYEESSGPLALIIIPSLLALSTVLVVALIFCSLHKNKQRQQSSSSHSTNGQQSATLSAASVSTAKVQQALYPWEIPEECVLEGLEFWQAGHYGPICKGLLKKRDGPSSAVVVKSLRDGPNHPEAKEFVECLLFHATVCKHENVVKMLCCQTKRLPMYLVLDACSPGNLLHFLWTLRNNLNPVEPLQEFSERSVFLVAKQVAAGLDYLMSEHRLVHGDVAARNILIGPDLSARVSGLGVAFGGRKMDSSIRQRAAEVPLKWQAPERIMMQLSIDRGDVWSFGILLYELVTLGSPPYPELEPLSVLPKLQGSYRMRRPENCGGPLYDLMKYCWMWSFKDRPAFSAIIKLLESSLHLAATKPIHVPDVIDTFEYNRKAGVLS from the exons ATGTGTGAGAAATGTCAGCTGCTCCTCATGGATGTGGACACAAGATGTATCAACGACACCTCACTCTCCAAGTGCT ATGAGGAGTCATCAGGTCCGCTTGCTCTGATCATCATCCCTTCTCTGTTAGCTCTCAGCACAGTTTTAGTGGTGGCTCTGATTTTCTGCAGTCTccacaagaacaaacaaaggcagcagagcagctccTCTCATTCTACGAATG GCCAGCAGAGTGCAACCCTGTCTGCAGCTTCTGTAAGCACTGCAAAGGTCCAGCAGGCTTTGTATCCCTGGGAAATCCCAGAGGAGTGTGTTCTTGAGGGACTAGAGTTTTGGCAGGCAGGCCACTATGGCCCCATTTGTAAAGGTCTGCTGAAGAAGAGAGACGgtccctcctctgctgtggtgGTTAAGTCCCTTCGAG ATGGGCCCAACCACCCTGAAGCTAAGGAGTTTGTGGAGTGTCTCCTGTTCCATGCAACAGTGTGTAAACATGAGAATGTGGTGAAGATGTTGTGCTGTCAGACCAAGCGTCTCCCCATGTACCTGGTCTTAGATGCCTGCAGCCCAGGGAACCTCCTTCACTTCCTCTGGACGCTCAGAAAT AATTTAAACCCTGTGGAGCCATTGCAGGAGTTCTCTGAGAGATCAGTGTTTCTTGTGGCCAAGCAAGTTGCAGCTGGCCTG GATTACCTGATGTCAGAGCACAGGCTGGTGCATGGTGATGTTGCTGCCAGGAACATCTTAATTGGCCCAGACCTCTCAGCCCGAGTGTCTGGATTGGGTGTAGCATTTGGAGGACGCAAAATGGATTCATCAATTaggcagagggcagcagaggtTCCTCTCAAATGGCAGGCTCCAGAGAGGATTATGATGCAGCTCAGTATTGACAGGGGGGACGT gtgGTCATTTGGAATCTTACTCTACGAACTGGTTACCTTAG GCTCTCCTCCATACCCTGAGTTAGAGCCTCTGTCCGTCCTTCCGAAGCTACAAGGGTCTTACAGAATGAGGAGACCGGAGAATTGTGGAGGGCCTTT GTATGATCTGATGAAGTACTGTTGGATGTGGAGTTTCAAAGACCGACCTGCATTCTCAGCCATCATAAAGCTGTTGGAGTCCTCATTGCACCTTGCAGCAACTAAACCTATTCATGTTCCCGATGTCATAGACACATTTGAGTATAACAGAAAGGCAGGAGTGCTCTCTTAA
- the si:ch73-206d17.1 gene encoding tyrosine-protein kinase STYK1 isoform X1: MCEKCQLLLMDVDTRCINDTSLSKCYEESSGPLALIIIPSLLALSTVLVVALIFCSLHKNKQRQQSSSSHSTNGQQSATLSAASVSTAKVQQALYPWEIPEECVLEGLEFWQAGHYGPICKGLLKKRDGPSSAVVVKSLRDGPNHPEAKEFVECLLFHATVCKHENVVKMLCCQTKRLPMYLVLDACSPGNLLHFLWTLRNKNLNPVEPLQEFSERSVFLVAKQVAAGLDYLMSEHRLVHGDVAARNILIGPDLSARVSGLGVAFGGRKMDSSIRQRAAEVPLKWQAPERIMMQLSIDRGDVWSFGILLYELVTLGSPPYPELEPLSVLPKLQGSYRMRRPENCGGPLYDLMKYCWMWSFKDRPAFSAIIKLLESSLHLAATKPIHVPDVIDTFEYNRKAGVLS, translated from the exons ATGTGTGAGAAATGTCAGCTGCTCCTCATGGATGTGGACACAAGATGTATCAACGACACCTCACTCTCCAAGTGCT ATGAGGAGTCATCAGGTCCGCTTGCTCTGATCATCATCCCTTCTCTGTTAGCTCTCAGCACAGTTTTAGTGGTGGCTCTGATTTTCTGCAGTCTccacaagaacaaacaaaggcagcagagcagctccTCTCATTCTACGAATG GCCAGCAGAGTGCAACCCTGTCTGCAGCTTCTGTAAGCACTGCAAAGGTCCAGCAGGCTTTGTATCCCTGGGAAATCCCAGAGGAGTGTGTTCTTGAGGGACTAGAGTTTTGGCAGGCAGGCCACTATGGCCCCATTTGTAAAGGTCTGCTGAAGAAGAGAGACGgtccctcctctgctgtggtgGTTAAGTCCCTTCGAG ATGGGCCCAACCACCCTGAAGCTAAGGAGTTTGTGGAGTGTCTCCTGTTCCATGCAACAGTGTGTAAACATGAGAATGTGGTGAAGATGTTGTGCTGTCAGACCAAGCGTCTCCCCATGTACCTGGTCTTAGATGCCTGCAGCCCAGGGAACCTCCTTCACTTCCTCTGGACGCTCAGAAAT AAGAATTTAAACCCTGTGGAGCCATTGCAGGAGTTCTCTGAGAGATCAGTGTTTCTTGTGGCCAAGCAAGTTGCAGCTGGCCTG GATTACCTGATGTCAGAGCACAGGCTGGTGCATGGTGATGTTGCTGCCAGGAACATCTTAATTGGCCCAGACCTCTCAGCCCGAGTGTCTGGATTGGGTGTAGCATTTGGAGGACGCAAAATGGATTCATCAATTaggcagagggcagcagaggtTCCTCTCAAATGGCAGGCTCCAGAGAGGATTATGATGCAGCTCAGTATTGACAGGGGGGACGT gtgGTCATTTGGAATCTTACTCTACGAACTGGTTACCTTAG GCTCTCCTCCATACCCTGAGTTAGAGCCTCTGTCCGTCCTTCCGAAGCTACAAGGGTCTTACAGAATGAGGAGACCGGAGAATTGTGGAGGGCCTTT GTATGATCTGATGAAGTACTGTTGGATGTGGAGTTTCAAAGACCGACCTGCATTCTCAGCCATCATAAAGCTGTTGGAGTCCTCATTGCACCTTGCAGCAACTAAACCTATTCATGTTCCCGATGTCATAGACACATTTGAGTATAACAGAAAGGCAGGAGTGCTCTCTTAA